The sequence GCCTATGGCGTGATGCTGGCCGCCATTGTGCGTGCCATGGGCCAGGGAGCAGGGCCTGCGGTGACTGCACGATAGCGCAGCAACATCAGGGTGATGCGGGCCCTTGGGGCCGTGCCTCCCGCACGGCTTTTGTTGGTGAGGCGGAGGCCCGCGTCACCAGCAAGATGCCGATGATGACGGGCAGCACGCCGATCAGGTCACGCCAGACCAATTGCTCGTCCAGTAACAGCCAGCCCATGAGCAGGCCCAGCGGCGGCGTCAGAAACAGCCAGGCACTGACCGTGCCCGCATCGGCACTGCGCAGCAGCGCAAACCACAGCAGATAGCCGCCCATAGACACCACGGCCACGCACCACAGCAGCGCGCCCAGGGTGTTGGCGCTGAACTGCACCGCAGACCAGGACTCGGTGGCCAGGCTCCAGGGCAGCATGATGGCGCTGGCCAGCAGCGTTTGCAGCCCCAGGCCGCCGAGCAGGCTGGCAGGCACGGTGATGCGTTTGAACAGCACGGTGCCGCACGAAAGAATCAGCAGCGCGCAGCCCACCAGCAGGGCGCCGCGCAGGCTGTCGCTGCCGCCGTGGCCTATGCGGCTGGAGACCACAAACACCACCCCGCCAAAGCCCAGCAACAACCCGACCAGCTTGCGCAGCGTCATGCGCTCACCCAGCAGGGGAATGGCCAGCAGCGCCACCAGAATCGGGCTGGCGCTGATGATGATGGTGGCCAGGCCCGAAGACAGCTGCCGCATGCCCAGCCAGCTCACGCCGAGGTAGAAAGCCTGGTTGCTGGCGGCCAGCAAGGCCAGAGCCAGCCAGTCGCGCGGCCCCAGCCGGAAGCGCTCGCCCTGGGCATAGGCCAGGGCGGTCAAGACCAGTCCCGCCAGCAGAAAGCGCAGGCACAAAAACGCCAGCGGCGGGCAGTCGCGCAAAGCGAACTGGGTGGCGGGAAAGGCGCTGGCCCAGATTACGGTAAATGGCAGGGCCAGGGTGAATGCCTGGCGGTTGAAGCTGGCGTGGGTGGGCATGGTGTGGGTGCGTGCAAAGGGTGGGCCCACTGTAGGGATGGCTTGATGGATTGGGAAATGAAAAGATCGGATGCTTAGAATTTGATTTCCCGATCCATCAAGTCAGGGCATGCACCATGGCCGATTTCGATATTGCGTTGCTGCGCACCTTTGCCAGCGTGGCTGACAGCGGCGGCTTTTCCCGCGCGGGCGAGCGGGTGCACCGTACCCAATCCACCATCAGCCAGCACATCAAGAAACTGGAGGAGCAGGCCGGGCGGCAGCTGCTGAAACGCAGCGCACGTGCCGTGCAGCTCACGCCCGATGGCGAGCGCATGCTGGGCTATGCGCGCCGCATCCTGTCGCTGCACGACGAGGCGCGCAATCTGTTTGCCGAAGACTTGCCCGATCTGGTGCGCATCGGCGTGACGGATGACTTGTCCGTCGAAGCCCTGCCGCAGCTTCTGGCGCCTTTGGCCCGCGCCCACCGCCATCTGCGCCTGGAGCTGTGCTGCGCGCGCTCCCAGCAGGTGCGGGCCGATCTGGAGGCAGGGCTGCTGGATGTGGCGCTGATGCGGACCCTGGGCGTGGATGGCCTGCAGGCGCTGGAAAGCTGGGACGAGCCCTTGTACTGGGTGGCTGCACCTTCCATGGAGCCATCGCAAAGACAGGTGCTGGATTTGGTGCTCTACCCCCATGGCTGCCTGCTGCGAAGCTATGCGCTGGCGCAGCTGGATGCCCAGAACCGGGCCTGGCGCATGGCCTATACCAGCCCCAGTCTGACCGGTGTGCTGGCAGCGGTGCAGGCGGGTATGGGCGTATCGCTGCTGTCTCAGCGCATGCTGCAAGGCGCGAGCGGTTTGCGGGTGCTGGGCCCGCGGGACAGCTTGCCCGATACGCCTGCCAGCCGCATTGTGCTGGCCACAGGGCCCAGGCCGGTGAGCTGGGGTGCCAGCCAGGTGCTGCAGCTGGTGCGTGCGCATATGCACCAGGCCAATGAGCAGCCTGCGCTGGCATGGGCGTGATGTGCGTGGTGGATATGCTGGGTTTGCATGGCCTGCCATGAAAAAACCGCCTGCCCCTTGCGGGGAGGCGGTTTCGTTTTGATAGCTGCTAGTGCTTGATGGTTAAGCGCTGGCGGCTTTTTAAGTGTGCAATGGGGAGAGCTTATTGCTTGTCGCCGCCCAGCTGGGGCAGGGCGCTGGCGCTGCTCACGCTCAGCAGGCCGGCCTTGGAGTAGATAGCCAGCTTCTCGCGGGTGTCGATCAGGTCCAGGTTGCGCATGGTCAGCTGACCGATGCGGTCGGTGGGGCTGAAGGGTGCGTCTTCCACTTTTTCCATGGACAGGCGCTCGGGGGCGTAGGTCAGGTTGGCGGACTCGGTGTTCAGGATGGAGTAGTCATTGCCACGGCGCAGCTCCAGGGTCACGGTGCCGGTGATGGCACGGGCCACCCAGCGCTGTGCGGCTTCGCGCAGCATGATGGCTTGCGGGTCGAACCAGCGGCCTTGGTACAGCAGGCGGCCCAGCTTCAGGCCGTTGACGCGGTATTGCTCGATGGTGTCTTCGTTGTGGATGCCGGTCACCAGGCGCTCGTAGGCGATGTGCAGCAGGGCCATGCCGGGGGCTTCGTAGATGCCGCGGCTCTTGGCTTCGATGATGCGGTTTTCGATCTGGTCGCTCATGCCCAGGCCGTGGCGGCCGCCGATGCGGTTGGCTTCCAGGAAGAATTCCACCGGGTCTTCGATGCGCTTGCCGTTCAAGGCCACGGGGCGGCCTTCTTCAAACGTCACCGACACTTCTTCGGCCTTGACTTCGACCTCGGGCTTCCAGAACGCCACGCCCATGATGGGGTTGACGATGCGGATGCCGCTGTTCAGGAACTCCAGGTCCTTGGCTTCGTGGGTGGCGCCCAGCATATTGGAGTCGGTGGAGTAGGCCTTCTCGGCCGACATCTTGTAGCCAAAGCCTTCCTTGGTCATGAAGGCCGACATTTCAGCGCGGCCGCCCAACTCGTCGATGAAGACATTGTCCAGCCAGGGCTTGTAGATCTTCAGCTGGGGGTTGGTCAGCAGGCCGTAGCGGTAGAAGCGCTCGATGTCATTGCCCTTGAAGGTCGAGCCGTCGCCCCAGATGTTGACGTCGTCTTCCTTCATGGCGGCCACCAGCATGGTGCCGGTCACGGCGCGGCCCAGGGGGGTGGTGTTGAAGTAGGTGATGCCGCCGGTGGAGATGTGGAAGGCGCCGGCCTGGATGGCGGCAATGCCTTCGTTGGCCAGCTGGGTGCGGCAGTCGATCAAACGGGCTTTTTCAGCGCCGTATTCCATGGCCTTGCGCGGGATCTCGTCGTAGTCCGACTCATCGGGCTGGCCAAGGTTGGCAGTGTAGGCATAGGGCAGGGCGCCCTTGTTCTTCATCCAGCGCAGGGCGGCGGAGGTGTCCAGGCCGCCGGAGAAGGCGATGCCGACCTTCTGGCCGACGGGAACGTTTTGCAGGATGGTTTCCATGGTGTTGATCTCTATAAAAACGATAGCTGCCAGCGCTTGATGGTCATGCGCTAGTGGCGAAATTTGATGCGGTTGCGACTGCGTTCCAAGGGCCTTTCACGGTGCTGGAGGCGAGGCGCAGATCCGAAGGCAGTAGCAGCGCTACGGCGAGGGTCTGCAACGACGCATCAAGTGTTGTGAAGGCCCTGTGGCACTCAGGCGTAGTGGCAGATGTAGTGGTAAGTCTCTGCCACGCGGATCTCGAATTTGGAGTTGGCGGGAATCTGGAAAGATTCGCCGGCCACCGACTTTTTCCACTCGCTTTCGCCGTCGAGCTTGTACTCGCAAGCGCCGCCCACGCATTCCATGATCTCGGCAGCGGCCGTGCCAA comes from Comamonas sp. GB3 AK4-5 and encodes:
- a CDS encoding DMT family transporter produces the protein MPTHASFNRQAFTLALPFTVIWASAFPATQFALRDCPPLAFLCLRFLLAGLVLTALAYAQGERFRLGPRDWLALALLAASNQAFYLGVSWLGMRQLSSGLATIIISASPILVALLAIPLLGERMTLRKLVGLLLGFGGVVFVVSSRIGHGGSDSLRGALLVGCALLILSCGTVLFKRITVPASLLGGLGLQTLLASAIMLPWSLATESWSAVQFSANTLGALLWCVAVVSMGGYLLWFALLRSADAGTVSAWLFLTPPLGLLMGWLLLDEQLVWRDLIGVLPVIIGILLVTRASASPTKAVREARPQGPASP
- a CDS encoding LysR substrate-binding domain-containing protein, translated to MADFDIALLRTFASVADSGGFSRAGERVHRTQSTISQHIKKLEEQAGRQLLKRSARAVQLTPDGERMLGYARRILSLHDEARNLFAEDLPDLVRIGVTDDLSVEALPQLLAPLARAHRHLRLELCCARSQQVRADLEAGLLDVALMRTLGVDGLQALESWDEPLYWVAAPSMEPSQRQVLDLVLYPHGCLLRSYALAQLDAQNRAWRMAYTSPSLTGVLAAVQAGMGVSLLSQRMLQGASGLRVLGPRDSLPDTPASRIVLATGPRPVSWGASQVLQLVRAHMHQANEQPALAWA
- the argG gene encoding argininosuccinate synthase, which produces METILQNVPVGQKVGIAFSGGLDTSAALRWMKNKGALPYAYTANLGQPDESDYDEIPRKAMEYGAEKARLIDCRTQLANEGIAAIQAGAFHISTGGITYFNTTPLGRAVTGTMLVAAMKEDDVNIWGDGSTFKGNDIERFYRYGLLTNPQLKIYKPWLDNVFIDELGGRAEMSAFMTKEGFGYKMSAEKAYSTDSNMLGATHEAKDLEFLNSGIRIVNPIMGVAFWKPEVEVKAEEVSVTFEEGRPVALNGKRIEDPVEFFLEANRIGGRHGLGMSDQIENRIIEAKSRGIYEAPGMALLHIAYERLVTGIHNEDTIEQYRVNGLKLGRLLYQGRWFDPQAIMLREAAQRWVARAITGTVTLELRRGNDYSILNTESANLTYAPERLSMEKVEDAPFSPTDRIGQLTMRNLDLIDTREKLAIYSKAGLLSVSSASALPQLGGDKQ
- a CDS encoding pyrimidine/purine nucleoside phosphorylase, yielding MSTDHIPGVTLTTKANVYFDGKCVSHSFTLADGTKKSVGVVLPATLTFGTAAAEIMECVGGACEYKLDGESEWKKSVAGESFQIPANSKFEIRVAETYHYICHYA